The following coding sequences lie in one Changpingibacter yushuensis genomic window:
- a CDS encoding NAD(P)/FAD-dependent oxidoreductase — MTTNRYADVVIIGAGIVGAAAAFFAAQAGLSVAVFDSRRAAGGTSSHGEGNILVSDKEPGPELDLALYSNAVWHEDLGEYSHLWEFEPKGGVVTASSETGLAALRDFAETQRSHGIAVEMIDSPAALATFEPLINPEIPGGAFYPQDAQVQPILATNHLCRLARELGAAFHFGQPVTALVRSGEKVTGVRTDDGVFSAGAVINCCGPWSCEIAALADLQLPVAPRKGYVLVTEPVGPLVSHKVYGADYVANVGSGDAALQASAVVESTPSGTILIGSSRERVGFDETFSPLAMKKIARNAVALFPFLSGINIMRTYWGFRPYCPDHLPVIGPDPRAPGLWHASGHEGAGIGLSVGTGKLLAQALTGRATDLDLSPLRPDRFEPTKESL; from the coding sequence ATGACTACAAACAGGTACGCGGATGTGGTGATCATCGGCGCAGGTATCGTGGGTGCGGCTGCAGCTTTCTTCGCTGCCCAGGCTGGGCTGAGCGTTGCTGTATTTGACTCCCGGCGCGCGGCAGGAGGAACCTCCTCCCACGGTGAGGGAAACATCCTTGTCTCAGACAAGGAACCCGGACCTGAACTGGATCTCGCACTGTACTCAAACGCTGTGTGGCACGAAGATCTAGGCGAATACTCCCACCTGTGGGAGTTCGAACCAAAGGGCGGGGTGGTAACGGCCTCTTCAGAGACCGGGCTGGCAGCCCTGCGAGACTTCGCCGAAACACAACGATCCCACGGCATCGCGGTTGAGATGATTGATTCGCCCGCAGCACTCGCGACCTTCGAACCACTCATCAATCCCGAGATCCCCGGCGGTGCGTTCTACCCCCAAGATGCGCAGGTTCAGCCCATCTTGGCAACAAACCATCTGTGCCGCTTAGCCCGCGAACTCGGAGCAGCATTCCATTTCGGCCAACCCGTTACCGCACTTGTGCGGTCTGGCGAAAAGGTCACCGGAGTAAGGACCGACGACGGCGTGTTTAGCGCTGGAGCCGTCATCAACTGTTGTGGGCCGTGGAGTTGCGAAATCGCAGCACTCGCTGACCTCCAGCTCCCCGTTGCCCCACGCAAGGGCTACGTACTCGTAACCGAACCTGTGGGGCCGTTGGTATCCCACAAGGTGTACGGCGCAGATTACGTCGCCAACGTGGGAAGTGGCGATGCCGCACTGCAGGCCTCGGCAGTAGTCGAATCCACACCAAGCGGCACAATCCTCATTGGCTCCAGCCGAGAACGCGTTGGTTTTGACGAAACCTTCTCACCCTTGGCAATGAAGAAGATTGCTCGCAACGCCGTCGCGCTCTTTCCCTTCCTCTCAGGCATTAACATCATGCGGACCTACTGGGGATTCCGACCATACTGCCCAGATCACCTGCCCGTCATCGGACCCGATCCCAGAGCTCCTGGCTTGTGGCACGCTTCCGGGCATGAAGGAGCCGGAATCGGATTGTCCGTCGGCACAGGCAAACTGCTGGCTCAAGCCTTGACTGGACGCGCCACAGACCTCGACCTCTCACCATTGCGCCCTGATCGTTTCGAGCCCACCAAGGAGAGCTTATGA
- a CDS encoding NAD(P)/FAD-dependent oxidoreductase, whose protein sequence is MSEIRVQVDFAVVGGGPAGLTAAVIAAEGGANVALIDFNARVGGQYWRHGAGEATPIGQHHTTELRSLIARLKPLVSSGRVRELLGQQVWNVAAPNSPSGAFSLRTTATTGTSDRGYRVEAQRLLVATGAYDRQLPIPGWTLPGVVAAGGAQALLKEHGYVVGKRIAVGGTGPFLLSVAAGLARAGAAVVSVCEYNSPLLWARTPIGTISQPGKAGEGAQYVGTFIHKRIPYLPRHVITEIHGSDHVTGVTIAKVGRNGTLFAHRTKQVDAVALGWGFTPQLELLEALGASMRVDSDGSLVARVDHTQRSSVPGLYVAGEATGVGGATKAMAEGEVAGLTVLHDVGLESHTSRVTQALKRVARANRFAHALHNASPLPANLETLIPDSVAVCRCEEVTAGVIRAATTELETATPRDGKITTRAGMGRCQGRECGLAVSCLSLGTDTRNWSIDALRPTQKRAIATPISLGALAELDLNSSSGKDNE, encoded by the coding sequence ATGAGTGAGATCCGGGTCCAAGTGGACTTCGCCGTTGTGGGCGGCGGACCGGCGGGCCTGACCGCCGCAGTCATTGCTGCCGAAGGCGGTGCCAACGTGGCACTCATCGATTTCAACGCCCGGGTAGGCGGGCAGTATTGGCGTCACGGTGCCGGCGAGGCCACCCCGATCGGTCAACACCACACCACTGAACTTCGTAGCCTCATCGCCCGTCTGAAACCACTCGTTAGCTCGGGCAGGGTGCGCGAACTGTTGGGCCAGCAGGTGTGGAACGTCGCTGCCCCGAACTCGCCGTCAGGCGCGTTCTCACTGCGCACTACTGCAACCACAGGTACCTCTGATCGCGGGTACCGCGTTGAGGCGCAACGCTTACTCGTGGCAACCGGAGCATATGATCGGCAATTGCCGATTCCAGGCTGGACCCTCCCCGGAGTAGTTGCTGCCGGCGGGGCCCAAGCCCTTCTGAAAGAACACGGGTATGTTGTTGGCAAGCGCATAGCCGTGGGTGGCACCGGACCATTCCTGCTGTCGGTCGCTGCTGGCCTCGCCCGGGCAGGCGCCGCCGTGGTATCCGTTTGCGAGTACAACTCGCCACTGCTGTGGGCTCGCACTCCGATCGGAACTATCAGCCAGCCCGGCAAAGCAGGTGAAGGAGCGCAATACGTTGGAACCTTCATCCACAAGCGCATCCCATACCTTCCTCGACACGTGATAACCGAGATTCATGGCTCCGATCACGTCACCGGCGTGACGATAGCCAAGGTGGGGCGCAATGGAACACTCTTCGCACACCGGACCAAGCAGGTCGACGCCGTCGCACTGGGATGGGGTTTCACGCCTCAGCTAGAACTCCTCGAAGCCCTAGGTGCCAGCATGCGCGTGGACAGCGATGGCTCACTCGTTGCGCGCGTGGATCACACACAGCGTTCCAGCGTGCCCGGGCTCTACGTCGCAGGCGAAGCAACGGGTGTGGGTGGTGCCACAAAGGCGATGGCTGAGGGAGAAGTCGCAGGTCTGACTGTGTTACATGACGTCGGCTTGGAATCACACACCAGCCGCGTGACCCAAGCACTCAAAAGAGTGGCACGCGCCAACCGATTCGCCCACGCTCTGCACAACGCCTCCCCGCTCCCGGCCAACCTCGAAACCCTCATACCTGACTCTGTAGCTGTGTGCCGCTGCGAGGAAGTGACCGCTGGAGTCATTCGCGCAGCAACCACCGAACTAGAAACTGCCACTCCGCGCGACGGGAAGATTACCACGCGTGCAGGGATGGGACGGTGCCAAGGGCGCGAATGCGGCCTCGCGGTCTCCTGCCTTTCACTCGGCACGGATACTCGGAACTGGAGCATTGACGCACTGCGCCCCACACAAAAACGTGCGATCGCTACGCCCATCTCACTGGGTGCACTCGCCGAACTGGACCTTAACTCGTCTTCAGGGAAGGACAACGAATGA
- a CDS encoding (2Fe-2S)-binding protein, whose amino-acid sequence MSEHHFDFAGELVAFTPGQSVAAALLAAGITSWRTTRIDHAPRAIFCGIGVCYECVVVADGRRGMRACLLSAQDGMTIAPMPSESVVVRAEHTPASATPRESPESEVKR is encoded by the coding sequence ATGAGCGAACACCACTTCGACTTTGCTGGCGAACTCGTGGCATTCACGCCCGGGCAGAGTGTGGCTGCCGCACTTCTGGCTGCCGGTATAACCTCGTGGCGCACAACAAGGATTGATCACGCTCCCCGGGCGATCTTCTGCGGAATCGGAGTCTGTTACGAATGCGTCGTGGTCGCTGATGGAAGAAGAGGAATGAGGGCGTGCCTTCTTTCAGCTCAGGACGGTATGACCATCGCTCCCATGCCATCCGAATCTGTTGTAGTGCGGGCGGAGCACACCCCAGCATCAGCAACACCCCGAGAATCTCCTGAATCAGAGGTGAAACGATGA
- a CDS encoding GntR family transcriptional regulator yields the protein MNASAGLGPVRPRTSLRDMVHARIRSAIISGELAPGEVHSAPSLSVQLGVSATPVREAMLDLAREGLVTVMPNKGFKITEVSDSDLDEITQIRQLLEPPILSSVVDLIPDEDFPSLSEAANQIVEAASEGDLPGYLEADRVFHLSLLRYCGNNRLVELVDSLRAQTRLYGLRSLVEQGLLVESAQEHHEILAAIQARDSESSARLLTRHIGHVRGIWAGKAD from the coding sequence ATGAACGCAAGTGCCGGGCTGGGCCCAGTGCGGCCGCGCACTAGTCTGCGCGACATGGTGCATGCGCGCATTCGCAGCGCAATCATCTCAGGAGAGCTAGCACCCGGCGAAGTGCACTCCGCGCCGTCGCTGAGTGTGCAACTGGGAGTCTCTGCCACGCCAGTCCGCGAAGCAATGCTTGACCTCGCGCGCGAAGGCCTCGTTACTGTGATGCCAAACAAGGGATTCAAGATAACGGAGGTCTCAGATTCTGACCTTGATGAGATCACCCAGATCCGCCAGCTCCTTGAACCGCCAATCCTGAGCTCGGTGGTGGATCTCATTCCGGATGAAGATTTCCCAAGCCTGAGCGAAGCGGCAAACCAAATTGTGGAAGCAGCCAGCGAAGGTGATCTGCCCGGTTATCTCGAGGCGGATCGCGTGTTTCATCTTTCGCTGTTGCGGTACTGCGGCAATAATCGCCTAGTTGAACTGGTGGACTCATTGCGGGCTCAAACTCGCCTGTACGGGCTGCGCAGTCTGGTTGAACAAGGCCTGCTCGTAGAATCGGCCCAAGAACACCACGAAATCTTGGCAGCCATTCAGGCGCGTGACAGTGAGAGCTCTGCGCGGCTCCTCACGCGGCACATCGGCCATGTCCGCGGTATCTGGGCAGGCAAAGCGGACTGA
- a CDS encoding metallophosphoesterase — translation MNQHTLRNAAKAATKATTRTIAAGVAAGITATGWGLVESHSYALRRRSILREGSGAGEPDAAGRSLRIIHLSDIHLMARQKHKIEWIQKLADSDPDFLVLTGDQLSEAQALPSLLEALEPFRGIPGAFVFGSHDYHSPQISNPAAYLFDRSHDDGAPTPNVPQDPWANRDLPWQEMASAFEDAGWINLNNARGKVRIGQWAMDLVGVDDPHINLDEFPAVNNGEDSEPLVATEPSGPSSAGSVLSVKIGLTHAPYKRVLNSMVDDGCDLVFAGHTHGGQICIPKVGALVTNCDLEREFASGLFQWPPTGAEVLSGDGSVPTLRDNHGTAWVNVATGLGTSPYTPVRIACRPEAVQVDLIII, via the coding sequence ATGAACCAACACACTCTCCGCAACGCTGCGAAAGCAGCAACCAAAGCCACCACTCGCACGATAGCGGCCGGTGTCGCGGCTGGCATTACCGCCACAGGGTGGGGACTCGTGGAGTCGCATTCATACGCTTTGAGGAGGCGTTCAATTCTCCGCGAGGGCAGCGGTGCGGGAGAACCCGATGCTGCTGGGCGCTCTTTGCGCATCATTCATCTCTCTGACATCCACCTCATGGCGCGTCAGAAGCACAAGATCGAATGGATTCAGAAGCTCGCCGATTCAGACCCGGATTTCTTGGTACTAACCGGAGATCAACTTTCCGAGGCCCAGGCACTGCCATCACTGCTTGAGGCGCTGGAGCCATTCCGCGGAATCCCAGGGGCTTTCGTCTTTGGTTCACATGATTACCATTCGCCGCAGATCAGTAATCCAGCCGCTTACCTTTTTGACCGTTCTCACGACGACGGCGCCCCGACTCCAAACGTACCCCAAGACCCGTGGGCAAACCGAGACCTGCCATGGCAGGAAATGGCTTCCGCTTTCGAAGATGCTGGCTGGATTAACCTGAACAACGCGCGTGGCAAAGTGCGCATTGGGCAGTGGGCAATGGATTTGGTGGGGGTGGATGACCCCCATATCAACCTCGACGAATTTCCTGCAGTGAACAATGGGGAGGACTCGGAGCCACTTGTGGCGACGGAGCCGAGTGGCCCCTCCTCCGCTGGCTCAGTGCTCTCTGTGAAGATCGGGTTGACGCACGCCCCATACAAGCGAGTTCTTAATTCAATGGTTGATGATGGTTGCGATTTGGTTTTCGCTGGCCACACGCATGGCGGGCAGATCTGCATTCCCAAGGTCGGTGCACTCGTGACGAACTGCGACCTTGAGCGTGAGTTTGCCTCAGGTCTTTTCCAGTGGCCCCCAACAGGAGCCGAGGTCCTCTCCGGGGATGGTTCAGTGCCCACGCTGCGCGACAATCACGGTACTGCGTGGGTCAACGTGGCGACTGGGCTAGGTACTTCTCCGTACACTCCCGTCCGGATAGCATGCAGGCCGGAAGCTGTTCAGGTGGACCTGATCATCATCTAG
- a CDS encoding dihydrodipicolinate synthase family protein, giving the protein MSEPKPWHGVNVATTLPFTADYSVNHEAFANHVQFLARGGATGIIPNGSLGEYQTLTEEERKQVFLTAVSAAPAGVAVIPGVGAYGALESIRLTEHAAENGAPAVMLLPPNAYNASDEEVIAHYRAVAKVGLPILAYNNPVDTKIDLRPELLATLYSEGLIASVKEFSGVVSRAYQTKELAPGLDVSIGADDVVLELGIAGAVGWVSGYTNAIPSSSVELYNLATSGDPEKWMRASEIYRDLHPLLRWDSTKWFVQAIKLSQEVAGAAPWGTTTRPPRLALPEDLYARIVKDTETVLAKGYR; this is encoded by the coding sequence ATGTCCGAACCAAAGCCTTGGCACGGTGTTAACGTCGCAACCACTCTGCCGTTCACCGCGGATTACAGTGTCAACCACGAGGCATTCGCCAATCACGTCCAGTTTCTTGCTCGCGGAGGCGCCACCGGCATTATCCCGAACGGGTCGCTCGGCGAATACCAGACACTTACCGAAGAAGAGCGCAAGCAGGTGTTCCTCACCGCGGTCTCCGCAGCACCTGCAGGCGTAGCAGTCATTCCCGGCGTAGGTGCATATGGTGCGTTGGAAAGCATCCGGCTTACGGAGCACGCTGCGGAAAACGGCGCGCCGGCAGTGATGCTCCTCCCTCCCAACGCATACAACGCATCAGATGAGGAAGTCATCGCGCACTACCGAGCCGTGGCAAAGGTTGGCCTACCTATCCTCGCTTACAACAACCCCGTTGACACCAAGATTGATCTGCGCCCAGAACTCCTCGCCACCCTCTACTCCGAAGGGCTCATCGCATCGGTCAAGGAGTTTTCAGGGGTAGTCTCCCGCGCCTACCAAACCAAAGAACTCGCACCAGGTTTGGACGTTTCGATAGGTGCGGACGACGTGGTCCTAGAGCTGGGAATCGCCGGCGCGGTTGGTTGGGTTTCCGGTTACACAAACGCAATCCCCAGTTCATCGGTAGAACTGTACAATCTCGCTACATCTGGTGATCCCGAGAAGTGGATGCGCGCCTCTGAGATTTACCGGGATCTGCACCCACTGCTGCGATGGGATTCCACAAAGTGGTTCGTGCAAGCAATCAAATTGTCGCAAGAAGTTGCGGGGGCAGCACCGTGGGGAACCACAACTCGCCCGCCTCGCCTTGCCCTTCCGGAGGATCTCTACGCCCGCATCGTCAAGGACACGGAAACAGTGCTCGCAAAGGGCTACCGCTAA
- a CDS encoding proline racemase family protein — MRSQRVIHTVESHTEGMPTRVVTGGVGTLPGATMEERRIWFMENMDYLRTFLMFEPRGHSAMSGAILQPPTRPDADFGILFIEVSGCLPMCGHGTIGVATVLVETGMVPVTEPTTTIRLDTPAGLVIATVAVTDGHAESVTIRNVPSFAYSLNCQVEVPNLGKVSYDLAFGGNFYAVVELEELGIPFGREHKDALLDAGLRVMAAIDEVNYPVHPLDETIRGCHHVYLKAPGSTAQHSRHAMAIYPGWFDRSPCGTGTSARMAQLHARGELPLGQDFINESLIGTQFVGRLVDETTVGPFPAVIPTITGRAWVTGTAQYHLDPSDPFPEGFLI; from the coding sequence ATGCGATCACAACGCGTCATACACACCGTTGAGTCTCACACGGAAGGGATGCCCACCCGCGTCGTCACCGGTGGCGTGGGCACACTTCCCGGCGCAACGATGGAGGAACGCCGGATCTGGTTCATGGAAAACATGGATTACCTCCGCACGTTTCTCATGTTCGAACCCCGTGGCCACTCCGCCATGAGTGGCGCCATACTGCAGCCACCTACTCGGCCCGATGCCGATTTTGGAATTCTCTTCATCGAAGTATCAGGCTGTTTACCCATGTGCGGGCACGGAACCATTGGAGTTGCCACAGTACTGGTGGAGACAGGAATGGTGCCAGTCACCGAACCCACCACAACTATCCGATTGGATACGCCTGCCGGCTTGGTCATTGCCACCGTTGCGGTGACCGATGGCCACGCTGAATCCGTCACTATAAGAAACGTTCCATCCTTCGCCTATTCTCTCAACTGCCAGGTGGAGGTACCGAACCTAGGTAAGGTTTCATACGACCTAGCTTTCGGAGGCAACTTCTACGCCGTCGTCGAACTTGAGGAACTGGGAATTCCATTCGGACGTGAGCACAAAGATGCCCTCCTCGATGCCGGACTGCGCGTCATGGCAGCAATAGATGAGGTCAACTATCCCGTTCACCCACTGGATGAAACAATCAGAGGTTGCCACCACGTCTACCTCAAGGCGCCAGGATCAACCGCCCAACACTCACGCCATGCGATGGCGATCTATCCCGGATGGTTCGACCGCTCTCCGTGTGGCACGGGTACCAGTGCACGGATGGCACAACTCCACGCCCGCGGCGAACTCCCCCTCGGACAGGACTTCATTAACGAGTCACTCATCGGTACGCAGTTCGTGGGCCGGCTCGTAGATGAAACAACAGTGGGCCCGTTCCCTGCCGTCATCCCCACGATAACTGGCAGGGCATGGGTAACAGGAACCGCCCAATACCACCTCGATCCGAGTGATCCATTTCCTGAGGGATTCCTGATCTGA
- a CDS encoding PD-(D/E)XK nuclease family protein — translation MNLFEILREGHLETRVDMVLKFLMDPGERHGLGTLVLDSFLALLEGAHFVDSRGRRSEAFEAALVSGNGGWELGTQVDHIDLYAMNPDLGLAVVIENKIGHEFNNPIDKYVEHALDQKGINDVIMVVLAPEARTHIDSDLDTWVSKSLTYQDLAEAILASSSLAEIAMNPKDTNQRRSLDLLQQFIEVRTRGSNVADQQDEVRLISEWRQLNEQHAAQIRAFNDRQGQVNAAMSRRLFRLKQPIIDQFRIANVGKNPGELLDSEGAGRSSTPWLRFDFPEHGRAVELKFSSDYKNHAVFIYDHDRNQKDRHIESLAVTLDMDDSLIAKAFVNRALVLVSTRS, via the coding sequence GTGAATCTTTTTGAGATTCTTCGAGAGGGGCACCTCGAAACGCGAGTGGACATGGTTTTGAAGTTCCTCATGGATCCTGGTGAACGGCATGGGCTCGGCACACTGGTGCTAGATTCGTTCCTGGCGTTGCTCGAAGGCGCTCACTTTGTTGATTCCCGTGGTCGCAGATCTGAAGCTTTCGAAGCTGCTTTGGTGAGCGGCAACGGCGGTTGGGAACTCGGTACGCAAGTTGATCACATCGATCTATATGCAATGAATCCAGATCTAGGCTTGGCCGTGGTCATTGAGAATAAGATCGGCCATGAATTCAATAATCCCATCGACAAGTACGTCGAACATGCGTTGGATCAAAAGGGCATCAATGATGTGATCATGGTGGTTCTTGCACCGGAGGCGCGTACTCACATTGATTCAGATCTCGACACGTGGGTATCAAAGTCGTTGACCTACCAGGACTTGGCTGAAGCAATTCTAGCTAGTAGTTCTCTTGCCGAAATAGCAATGAATCCAAAAGACACCAACCAGAGACGAAGCCTGGACCTGCTCCAGCAGTTCATCGAAGTACGCACAAGGGGAAGCAACGTGGCAGATCAGCAAGACGAAGTCCGACTCATAAGTGAATGGCGTCAACTCAATGAGCAGCACGCTGCCCAGATTAGGGCGTTCAATGACAGACAAGGTCAAGTCAACGCTGCGATGAGTCGTCGTCTATTTAGGCTGAAGCAGCCAATCATCGATCAGTTTCGGATAGCCAATGTGGGCAAGAACCCAGGTGAACTCTTGGACTCGGAGGGTGCAGGCAGGTCAAGCACGCCATGGTTACGTTTCGACTTCCCAGAACACGGCCGTGCTGTTGAACTCAAGTTTTCCTCTGACTACAAGAATCATGCCGTGTTCATTTATGACCATGATCGCAATCAGAAAGACAGGCACATAGAATCACTGGCCGTTACGTTGGACATGGATGATTCACTCATTGCCAAAGCCTTTGTGAATCGGGCATTAGTACTCGTTAGCACACGAAGCTGA